A stretch of the Jeotgalibacillus haloalkalitolerans genome encodes the following:
- a CDS encoding mechanosensitive ion channel, which produces MNNNWFSGDGFNTSGFLNSLGNLLLALVVLLVGFFIAKAISAGVEKLLKKTGVIRKYGSPNRRSASTDGDKEKSRKWTPEKIAGTIVFWIIMVFVFILFFNILNLNIIASPLVDMMSTILAFIPNILTAALILLLAYVLALVLKTVVVKVGHKLVQNRKVRDSKYVKDSSNLGSYVDSAGTIVFYLVLLMFLPGILGALGIDAVSEPFSGMLASFLSFIPRLVAAALIFIIGWIVAKIVRDIVANFLHAVGADKLGARLGFDKALKDTSISSIIGTVVFVLIMIPVTISALERLQIAGITDPAINMLDDVMAMIPNIIIAILLIFVGLFVGKWARRFVADLLSRLSFNHVTSHLRVGGWKASGNGMTPSDIVGYLVQIIVVILFVVEAFQIVGLSFLVDLGTAVLAFLPSVITAIIILALGIILANIVKRILASLFEGSELEALSSVAKYAIMALALFMALDQLGVADTIVNSAFILILGAVALAFGLAFGLGGRDNASRYLDKIERKAENTEMNKENARQEREKMKQENRHEGTKHTSSTPPHDAVRDDADQRPVDNDWSGDDLSRDTSAWDSVNDADDFPEDDQRGNTPYAPDDFDNDRRGE; this is translated from the coding sequence ATGAACAATAACTGGTTTTCCGGTGATGGGTTTAACACAAGCGGATTTTTGAATTCTCTTGGAAATCTTTTGCTTGCGTTAGTCGTATTGCTTGTCGGCTTTTTTATTGCGAAGGCAATTTCAGCCGGTGTCGAAAAATTACTTAAGAAAACTGGTGTCATCCGCAAGTATGGCTCACCTAACAGACGCTCTGCTTCAACGGACGGTGATAAGGAAAAATCCAGAAAATGGACACCTGAAAAGATCGCCGGAACAATTGTATTCTGGATCATCATGGTATTTGTCTTTATTTTATTCTTCAACATACTTAACCTGAACATTATCGCTTCTCCACTTGTTGATATGATGAGTACGATTCTGGCATTTATTCCGAATATCCTGACCGCTGCACTGATTCTGCTTTTAGCTTACGTGCTCGCACTTGTGCTGAAAACAGTTGTCGTAAAGGTCGGACATAAACTTGTCCAGAACCGGAAAGTACGTGACAGTAAATATGTCAAAGATTCTTCTAATCTAGGAAGCTATGTAGATAGCGCCGGAACGATTGTATTCTATCTTGTTTTACTGATGTTCCTGCCTGGTATTCTTGGTGCACTTGGCATTGATGCAGTCTCTGAACCATTCAGCGGCATGCTTGCAAGCTTCCTGTCATTTATTCCGAGACTGGTAGCAGCTGCGCTGATCTTTATCATTGGCTGGATTGTCGCAAAGATTGTCAGAGATATTGTAGCTAACTTCCTGCATGCAGTAGGAGCTGACAAGCTTGGTGCAAGACTTGGATTTGATAAGGCGCTGAAAGATACATCAATTTCATCTATTATTGGTACAGTTGTATTCGTTCTGATCATGATTCCAGTTACGATCTCAGCGCTTGAACGTCTGCAGATTGCAGGTATTACAGACCCTGCGATCAATATGCTGGATGACGTCATGGCCATGATCCCGAACATTATTATTGCGATTCTGCTGATCTTTGTTGGGCTGTTCGTTGGTAAATGGGCTCGCCGCTTTGTCGCAGATCTGCTATCAAGACTCAGCTTCAATCATGTAACAAGTCACCTGCGCGTTGGCGGATGGAAAGCGTCCGGAAACGGTATGACACCATCTGATATCGTCGGTTATCTTGTACAGATTATTGTTGTGATCCTGTTCGTTGTAGAAGCTTTCCAGATTGTCGGACTCAGCTTCCTTGTAGACCTTGGTACAGCAGTTCTTGCATTCCTGCCAAGCGTCATTACAGCGATTATCATTCTTGCACTTGGTATTATTCTTGCAAACATTGTGAAGCGTATTCTTGCCAGCCTGTTTGAAGGCTCAGAGCTTGAAGCCTTAAGCTCAGTTGCGAAATACGCCATTATGGCACTTGCATTATTCATGGCACTTGACCAGCTTGGCGTCGCGGATACAATTGTGAACTCTGCGTTTATCCTGATCCTTGGTGCAGTGGCACTTGCATTTGGCCTTGCATTCGGACTTGGCGGACGCGACAATGCATCACGCTACCTTGATAAGATTGAACGTAAAGCTGAAAATACTGAAATGAATAAAGAAAATGCAAGACAGGAAAGAGAAAAGATGAAGCAGGAAAACCGCCATGAAGGAACGAAGCACACTTCATCAACACCGCCACATGATGCGGTTCGTGACGATGCTGACCAGCGACCGGTTGATAATGACTGGAGCGGCGATGATCTGTCACGTGACACATCTGCCTGGGACAGTGTGAATGATGCGGATGATTTCCCTGAAGATGATCAGCGCGGCAACACCCCTTATGCGCCTGATGATTTTGATAACGATCGTCGCGGTGAATAA
- a CDS encoding pseudouridine synthase yields the protein MQHIQTVLAKSGAYSRRETGRMIEQKRVTVNGIPCTHSTEVLPEDVILIDGKPVPEPAERVYLAFHKPAGITCTAQKAVEGNLVDYLNWETRIFAVGRLDKASTGLLILTNDGSIVNPLMKEEAAKEKEYIVQTKRPVSDSMIEKMCEGGLLIKGKEASPAFAEKTGEFTFRIILKQGLNRQIRRMCSAFGNHVISLKRTRISHIHLDPLEPGEWRHLTTEEIQLLKEGIKGKS from the coding sequence ATGCAGCATATCCAGACAGTTTTAGCGAAAAGCGGTGCGTACTCCAGGCGTGAAACAGGAAGAATGATTGAACAGAAGCGCGTTACAGTAAACGGGATTCCATGCACCCACTCCACAGAAGTGCTGCCTGAAGATGTGATTCTGATTGATGGAAAACCAGTTCCTGAACCGGCTGAACGCGTATACCTTGCCTTTCACAAACCCGCCGGCATCACCTGTACTGCACAAAAGGCAGTGGAAGGTAATCTCGTTGATTATCTTAACTGGGAGACGAGAATTTTTGCTGTCGGAAGGCTGGATAAAGCGTCAACCGGACTGCTGATCCTGACAAATGACGGATCAATTGTGAATCCTCTAATGAAAGAGGAAGCAGCTAAAGAAAAAGAGTATATCGTTCAGACGAAGCGCCCGGTATCAGACAGTATGATTGAAAAGATGTGTGAAGGCGGTTTGCTGATTAAAGGCAAAGAGGCATCCCCTGCTTTTGCTGAAAAAACCGGTGAATTTACGTTCCGCATTATTTTAAAACAGGGGCTGAACCGGCAGATCAGACGGATGTGCAGTGCTTTTGGCAACCATGTGATCAGTTTGAAAAGAACCCGCATTTCACACATTCACCTCGATCCATTGGAACCGGGTGAATGGCGCCATTTAACCACAGAAGAAATCCAGCTCCTCAAAGAGGGAATTAAAGGGAAAAGCTAG
- a CDS encoding ABC transporter permease: MKFGTLLALALIILFFSLTNEQFLTYGNITDILRSISIVTLVAIGVTFSMIVGGFDLSVGSTVSLATVASGALLVWYSQELLVVLLVPLVLGALIGLINAFIVVKIRIPDLIGTLAVMYIINGVHLTYTKGYSIYSNMPMPDGSGTAPGIFIPAFQFIGQGRLFNIPFPVILMVVIVALVHLFLNYTRAGRLFYMTGGNKEAARLSGVPVNRYRTYAYVISGVFAALAGIVLAARIGTGQVSAGDPLLMDGVAAALIGYSVFGAGKPNVIGTFIGAIIIGILLNGLTMMNVPYYAQDIIKGGILVGALALTYFRKKE, translated from the coding sequence ATGAAATTTGGCACACTCCTGGCACTTGCACTGATCATACTTTTTTTCAGTCTGACAAATGAACAATTTCTAACGTACGGTAACATTACGGATATTCTCCGTTCAATCTCGATCGTGACACTCGTGGCAATCGGCGTCACATTCTCTATGATTGTCGGCGGGTTTGACCTATCAGTCGGATCCACCGTCAGTCTGGCAACTGTTGCGAGCGGTGCACTTTTAGTCTGGTACAGTCAGGAACTTCTTGTCGTACTGCTCGTGCCACTCGTACTCGGTGCGTTAATCGGACTGATCAACGCATTTATCGTGGTGAAGATCAGAATTCCTGATTTAATTGGGACACTGGCAGTCATGTATATCATCAATGGTGTGCATCTGACGTATACAAAAGGTTATTCCATCTATAGCAACATGCCAATGCCGGATGGCAGCGGCACGGCACCGGGTATTTTTATTCCGGCATTTCAGTTTATCGGACAGGGCAGACTGTTCAATATCCCGTTTCCGGTTATTTTAATGGTCGTGATTGTTGCACTGGTTCATTTATTTTTAAATTATACACGTGCCGGTCGTCTGTTTTATATGACTGGTGGTAATAAAGAAGCGGCGCGTTTATCAGGTGTACCTGTGAATCGTTACCGGACATATGCCTATGTAATCAGCGGTGTTTTTGCAGCACTTGCGGGGATCGTTCTTGCTGCACGTATTGGTACTGGACAGGTATCAGCAGGTGACCCGTTACTGATGGACGGGGTTGCTGCTGCACTGATCGGTTATTCGGTATTCGGTGCTGGAAAGCCGAATGTCATCGGGACATTTATCGGTGCCATTATTATCGGGATTTTGCTGAATGGACTGACGATGATGAATGTACCGTATTATGCGCAGGATATTATTAAAGGCGGTATTTTGGTTGGAGCGCTTGCGCTGACTTACTTCAGGAAGAAGGAGTAG
- the mtnK gene encoding S-methyl-5-thioribose kinase, translating to MTNVREHVYEPFTEQSVLVYLEKKGLITDKEQVTCKEVGDGNLNYVFIVKDLQTDKSLVVKQALPYAKVVGESWPLSLDRARIERQALQEAAKYVPTLVPEVFDYDDDYAVTVMEDLSDHVILRKGLLEGNLYPHISEHIGTYLAENLFNASDEALGPIEKKKLARQFVNPDLCDITEKLVFTDPYQNAESNSYPENLQEAVESLWQDDRLIFEVAKLKKQFLTEGETLLHGDLHTGSVFVTEESTKVIDPEFAFYGPAGFDIGAFIANLTLNYIAQQERADESNRHEISDYLLETIEQTWAVFEKRYRELLLEKGFEERQRTDQYADYVLEKIWQDTLGFAGCKTIRRIIGLAHVEDIDGIEDETGRLQAQQRAIETGRSLIFNRSVWRSPKSLTAYLKGLAK from the coding sequence CGTGAGCATGTGTATGAACCATTTACTGAACAGAGTGTCCTCGTTTATTTAGAGAAAAAGGGACTCATTACAGATAAAGAGCAGGTAACGTGTAAGGAAGTTGGGGATGGTAATCTGAACTATGTGTTTATAGTAAAGGATTTGCAGACTGACAAATCGCTTGTCGTTAAGCAGGCGCTGCCTTATGCAAAGGTTGTCGGTGAAAGCTGGCCGTTATCGCTCGACCGTGCACGTATTGAACGCCAGGCACTGCAGGAAGCAGCGAAATATGTACCGACGCTTGTACCGGAAGTATTCGATTATGACGATGACTATGCAGTGACAGTAATGGAAGACCTGTCAGATCACGTGATTCTGAGAAAAGGGTTACTTGAAGGAAACCTTTATCCTCACATTTCAGAACATATCGGAACGTATCTTGCTGAAAACCTGTTCAACGCCTCTGATGAAGCGCTTGGACCGATTGAAAAGAAAAAGCTGGCACGTCAGTTTGTGAATCCGGACTTGTGTGATATTACTGAAAAACTTGTTTTCACAGACCCATATCAGAATGCTGAATCCAATTCCTACCCTGAAAATCTTCAGGAAGCAGTGGAGTCACTGTGGCAGGACGATCGTCTAATCTTTGAAGTCGCAAAATTGAAAAAACAATTCCTGACTGAAGGAGAAACATTGCTGCACGGAGACCTTCATACAGGCAGTGTGTTTGTAACGGAAGAGTCTACAAAAGTAATTGACCCTGAATTTGCATTCTATGGTCCGGCAGGCTTTGATATCGGTGCATTCATTGCTAACCTGACGCTAAACTATATTGCCCAGCAGGAAAGAGCGGATGAAAGTAATCGTCATGAGATCAGTGACTACCTGCTTGAGACGATCGAACAGACTTGGGCAGTATTTGAAAAGCGCTACCGCGAGCTGCTGTTAGAAAAAGGCTTTGAAGAGAGACAGCGGACAGATCAGTATGCAGATTACGTACTTGAAAAGATCTGGCAGGATACGCTCGGATTTGCCGGCTGTAAAACGATCCGCCGCATCATCGGCCTTGCACATGTTGAAGATATTGATGGAATTGAAGACGAAACAGGCAGACTGCAGGCACAGCAGCGCGCGATTGAAACGGGCAGATCACTGATTTTCAACCGTTCTGTATGGCGCTCGCCGAAAAGCCTGACTGCTTATCTGAAGGGGCTGGCAAAATGA
- a CDS encoding sugar ABC transporter substrate-binding protein — protein MKKGLTLLLLLLTFILAACTDQQPSSQEEEAPDEAVAEESTEAAEEASTDQASQASDAEIPAAVDKPLKIAAIMEFSTGTFASQYVSGLEAQVEKFGGEVQIYNANNDLSQMANHLQTAINQGVDGILIDHGRAEALNQGVEEALEKGISVVTFDNDITVDGVTAISQDDYSLAWGTLKQMAQDIDGEGNIVYVWAGGFTPLERRNVIYEAFLEHYPNVSEVARFGSVSNNTALDSQNQMEAVLKKYPEEGSIDAVFAPYDEFAKGVTRAIQQAGRDEIKVYGIDLSDEDLQIMQEENSPWVTTAATDPAEVAGVQVRFLYQKIAGEETPSIYALDPSVVNVSDLPDEPVTMADVGQHIEGWGSPNAARSPWMDALEAKNGQ, from the coding sequence ATGAAAAAAGGACTTACTTTACTTTTACTCTTACTAACATTCATCCTTGCAGCATGTACCGACCAGCAGCCTTCTTCTCAAGAAGAGGAAGCACCGGACGAAGCAGTAGCAGAAGAATCAACTGAAGCAGCTGAAGAAGCTTCAACTGACCAAGCCTCACAGGCAAGCGACGCAGAAATTCCGGCAGCAGTAGACAAGCCGCTTAAAATCGCTGCAATCATGGAATTTTCAACAGGCACATTCGCTTCACAGTATGTAAGCGGACTTGAAGCGCAGGTCGAAAAATTCGGCGGAGAAGTACAAATTTACAATGCAAACAATGATTTATCACAAATGGCTAACCATCTTCAAACAGCGATTAATCAGGGGGTTGATGGTATTCTGATCGACCACGGCCGTGCAGAAGCACTAAACCAGGGTGTGGAAGAAGCGCTTGAAAAAGGCATCTCTGTCGTAACATTTGATAACGACATTACTGTAGACGGCGTAACAGCGATCAGCCAGGATGATTACAGTCTTGCATGGGGCACGCTGAAACAGATGGCACAGGACATTGATGGAGAAGGAAATATTGTATACGTATGGGCTGGCGGCTTTACTCCGCTTGAAAGACGTAACGTCATTTATGAAGCATTCCTCGAGCACTACCCGAACGTTTCAGAAGTGGCACGCTTTGGGAGCGTCAGTAATAATACAGCACTTGATTCACAAAACCAGATGGAAGCTGTACTGAAAAAATATCCTGAAGAAGGCTCAATTGATGCAGTATTCGCACCATACGATGAATTCGCAAAAGGCGTGACGCGTGCGATTCAGCAGGCAGGACGCGATGAAATTAAAGTGTACGGCATTGACTTAAGTGATGAAGACCTTCAGATCATGCAGGAGGAAAACAGTCCCTGGGTGACAACCGCTGCAACAGATCCTGCTGAAGTAGCCGGGGTCCAGGTAAGATTCCTGTATCAGAAAATTGCAGGTGAAGAAACACCATCGATCTATGCACTTGACCCTTCAGTCGTAAATGTAAGCGACCTTCCTGATGAGCCTGTCACAATGGCGGATGTCGGTCAGCACATCGAAGGCTGGGGTTCACCGAATGCTGCGCGTTCACCTTGGATGGACGCACTGGAGGCGAAAAACGGACAATGA
- the mtnA gene encoding S-methyl-5-thioribose-1-phosphate isomerase, translated as MTNFIKPVIWEGDAIRLLNQQKLPREVEYIFLKTIEDVWNSITELKVRGAPAIGITAAFGLALWAKNSGLNELEILKSELAVKAVYLNSSRPTAVNLSWALQRLLKAAEEEASAAKVIERLETEAILIQQQDEETCKRIGEYGFSLLPDDATVLTHCNTGAIATSKYGTALGAFYIAKEQGSDIHVYATETRPVLQGARLTAWELQQADIAVTLITDNMAAHVLKTKNIDAILVGADRITANGDTANKIGTYGLAILAKAHGIPFYVAAPLSTIDLETATGDDIVIEERHAEEITHIGGKRIAPEDINVFNPAFDVTPHGLISGIVTEKGIVTGDYQTKLKALFEGVTV; from the coding sequence ATGACGAATTTTATTAAACCGGTCATCTGGGAAGGCGATGCAATTCGTCTGTTAAATCAGCAGAAGCTTCCCCGAGAAGTGGAATATATCTTTTTAAAAACAATTGAAGATGTGTGGAACAGCATAACAGAATTGAAAGTACGAGGCGCACCTGCAATCGGGATCACAGCAGCTTTCGGGCTTGCTCTGTGGGCGAAAAACAGCGGGCTGAATGAGCTTGAGATTCTGAAGTCAGAGCTTGCTGTAAAAGCAGTCTATCTGAATTCCTCCCGTCCGACAGCGGTTAACCTGTCATGGGCGCTTCAGAGGTTACTCAAAGCAGCTGAAGAAGAAGCCTCTGCTGCGAAAGTAATTGAGCGCCTTGAAACAGAGGCAATCCTGATTCAACAGCAGGATGAAGAAACGTGTAAGCGCATTGGGGAGTACGGCTTTTCGCTGCTTCCTGATGACGCAACGGTTCTCACTCACTGCAATACAGGCGCAATCGCTACTTCCAAATACGGTACAGCACTTGGCGCATTTTATATCGCAAAAGAGCAGGGTTCTGATATTCACGTATATGCAACTGAAACGAGACCAGTCCTGCAGGGAGCAAGGCTGACTGCATGGGAACTCCAGCAGGCAGACATTGCCGTCACGCTGATCACAGACAACATGGCTGCTCATGTACTTAAAACGAAAAATATCGATGCAATTTTAGTAGGTGCCGACAGAATTACAGCCAATGGCGACACAGCAAACAAAATCGGTACATACGGCCTTGCCATTTTAGCAAAAGCCCACGGTATCCCATTCTACGTAGCTGCACCGCTATCCACCATTGATCTCGAAACAGCAACCGGCGATGACATCGTGATTGAAGAAAGGCACGCAGAAGAAATCACCCATATCGGCGGCAAGCGCATCGCACCGGAAGACATCAACGTATTCAACCCGGCATTCGACGTCACGCCACACGGTTTAATCTCAGGCATCGTGACGGAAAAAGGGATTGTGACGGGAGATTACCAGACAAAATTAAAAGCATTGTTTGAAGGTGTAACGGTTTAA
- a CDS encoding Cof-type HAD-IIB family hydrolase — MTYKMIVLDMDDTLLQDDHSISEENAAALMKAQEKGVKVVLASGRPTFGMWDAANELRLADYGSYILSYNGANIFNAKTKELLFESTLSPETVHHLYDLSRRENVGIQTYVNEAILTPEDNEFTQIESTLTGLPVALTDDFKQAVKEPVVKVLMLKEGSVLEKVEQKLKEELAGTLSVYRSKPYFLEFTEHGVTKGTSLEQLAKKLEIDRSEIIAVGDSYNDLEMIKFAGLGVAMDNAPDDIKEAADFVTRSNMEHGVAHVVEKYLL, encoded by the coding sequence ATGACTTATAAAATGATTGTTTTAGATATGGATGACACACTGCTGCAGGATGACCACTCGATCTCGGAAGAAAACGCTGCAGCCCTTATGAAAGCACAGGAGAAAGGCGTGAAGGTGGTACTTGCTTCAGGACGCCCGACGTTTGGTATGTGGGATGCAGCAAATGAGCTGCGTCTTGCAGATTATGGAAGCTATATTCTTTCATATAATGGCGCAAATATTTTTAACGCGAAGACAAAGGAACTGCTGTTTGAAAGTACGCTATCACCTGAGACGGTTCACCACCTGTATGACCTGAGCCGCCGGGAAAACGTCGGTATCCAGACGTATGTTAACGAAGCGATTTTGACGCCTGAAGATAATGAATTCACACAAATTGAATCAACACTTACCGGCCTTCCGGTTGCCTTAACAGATGATTTCAAGCAGGCTGTAAAAGAACCGGTCGTCAAAGTATTGATGCTTAAGGAAGGCAGCGTGCTAGAAAAGGTTGAGCAGAAGCTAAAGGAAGAACTTGCAGGCACATTGAGCGTCTACCGTTCAAAGCCTTACTTCCTTGAATTCACTGAGCATGGTGTAACAAAAGGGACGAGCCTTGAACAGCTGGCGAAAAAGCTTGAGATTGACCGCTCTGAGATCATCGCAGTTGGTGACAGCTATAACGACCTTGAGATGATCAAATTTGCCGGACTCGGTGTGGCAATGGATAATGCACCGGATGATATAAAAGAAGCCGCTGATTTTGTAACACGATCAAATATGGAACACGGCGTGGCACACGTTGTGGAGAAATATTTACTCTAA
- a CDS encoding sugar ABC transporter ATP-binding protein, whose product MSTLQVQQLTKSFGPVNVLKQVDFSVEPGEVHALLGVNGAGKSTLVKILSGDYEKDGGTILMDGEEVHFTSPSDAQDKGIAIVVQEVDTGLIPNLSVAENVTLDLTVGGKNTRPISWKKRKQIAAERLAKVQTPIQLNKLVEDCTLSQKQMILLARAVASDAKIIIFDEPTAPLSDHETKQLFSVIEELKAQGIGMIYISHRMQEINQIADRMTIMRDGKAVAVHETGSVSTEEVVKTMLGKQLHKADYHHREFSEETVFEIKQVAVPETGKEISLSVRAGEIVGIAGLVGAGKSETANAIFGVSNAKGKWLVNGTEVKVKSPRHAVQAGLSFIPEERRKSGVLIESTVQENLSLPALQHFSTAGWINRKKEHQSALQQIQELGIITSSPKALMKHLSGGNQQKVSIGKWLNHDSSVFMFDEPTKGIDVGAKNDVFRLITHLADQGKGILYFTSEFDELLQIADRILVMADGEITDEMQNHEATEARLMTAATGGNAVETAEYQRLSAAGRS is encoded by the coding sequence ATGAGTACGCTTCAGGTTCAACAGCTTACAAAGTCATTTGGTCCAGTCAATGTGCTAAAGCAAGTGGACTTCTCAGTTGAACCTGGTGAAGTTCATGCGCTGCTCGGTGTAAATGGTGCCGGCAAAAGTACACTTGTTAAAATTCTGTCAGGTGACTATGAAAAAGACGGCGGCACCATTTTGATGGATGGGGAAGAGGTTCATTTCACTTCCCCATCTGACGCTCAGGATAAAGGCATCGCCATTGTCGTTCAGGAAGTGGATACAGGACTGATTCCAAACCTTTCAGTTGCTGAAAATGTCACGCTTGACCTGACAGTTGGCGGTAAAAATACCCGGCCAATCAGCTGGAAAAAGCGCAAACAGATTGCAGCAGAACGGCTGGCAAAGGTTCAGACGCCTATTCAGCTGAACAAGCTGGTGGAAGATTGCACACTCTCTCAAAAGCAGATGATTCTTCTTGCACGGGCCGTCGCATCTGACGCGAAAATCATCATTTTTGATGAGCCAACCGCCCCATTAAGTGATCATGAAACAAAACAGCTGTTCAGTGTCATAGAGGAGCTGAAGGCACAGGGCATCGGAATGATTTATATTTCCCACCGCATGCAGGAAATCAATCAGATCGCCGATCGCATGACCATCATGAGGGATGGTAAAGCAGTCGCTGTTCATGAAACCGGCAGTGTATCAACTGAAGAAGTTGTCAAAACTATGCTGGGTAAACAGCTTCATAAAGCGGATTATCATCATCGTGAATTTAGTGAAGAGACGGTTTTTGAAATTAAGCAGGTAGCGGTACCTGAGACCGGCAAAGAAATCAGTCTTTCTGTACGCGCCGGGGAAATTGTTGGGATCGCAGGGCTCGTCGGTGCAGGGAAATCTGAAACAGCCAATGCGATTTTCGGTGTGTCGAATGCAAAAGGAAAGTGGCTGGTGAATGGCACTGAAGTAAAAGTGAAAAGCCCTCGTCACGCAGTTCAGGCAGGGCTTTCATTTATCCCGGAAGAGCGTCGTAAAAGTGGTGTGCTGATCGAATCAACCGTTCAGGAAAACCTGTCTCTTCCGGCGCTTCAACACTTCTCAACGGCAGGCTGGATCAACCGGAAAAAGGAACATCAGTCAGCGCTGCAGCAGATTCAGGAGCTTGGCATCATTACATCCTCCCCAAAAGCGCTGATGAAGCATCTCAGCGGTGGGAATCAGCAGAAGGTATCGATTGGGAAATGGCTGAATCATGACAGCAGTGTATTTATGTTTGACGAACCGACAAAAGGAATTGATGTTGGGGCAAAAAACGATGTCTTCCGTCTGATCACACATTTAGCTGATCAGGGAAAAGGCATTTTATATTTTACGAGTGAATTTGATGAGCTGCTTCAGATCGCAGACCGGATTCTGGTCATGGCGGATGGAGAGATCACCGATGAAATGCAGAATCATGAAGCAACAGAAGCGCGTCTCATGACAGCAGCGACAGGAGGGAATGCAGTTGAAACAGCTGAATATCAGCGATTATCCGCAGCAGGCAGATCTTAA